The genome window CGCCTCGTTCTTTTTATGGTTACTTTATTTATTTTGTTGTCTAATGTCAAGCAAAGATGGTATCAGTGTATAGGGACCTTTCTACAGGCAGATAGTCGCATCAGGGGTCGCTTGAAGCTGACCCCAAACTAGGCCTTCAAGAAGCCGAGGCCTCTTTGACCATACCCCCCTGAAGGAGAATTTAAAATTACCGTCATTGGGAACCAAGGTCCATAATAAATCACCTTGCAGATTGCGGCAAATGGTTGCGCATAGGTTGCGGATGGCGTCATATAAACCGCAATTTTCCAAAAAATGATATTAGTATTTTCAATAAGTTATCCAAAAACATGCGTGTCCCGGCTTCGGCACCAGTTAGATAGAAAAAGGCGTAATCCACGGGGGTTACGCCTTTACTTTTGTGGCCGGTGGCGGTTGGTGGCGTCCTCAGCCGGTTCGCCAGCTCCCGGTTACTTGCTGGAATCAGGTATTCAAAAATGTCCACGGTGATTTTAATGTTGGGTTTTACCGTATTTAAAAGGTTGATTTGAGGAGCGGGGCCGGGGAATCCTGGCCCCCCTCTCCTCAGAGCCCTTTTTAGCCCCAATAAAGCTCAATATTCACCAAGGACAAATCTACATTTTCATCTATTGAAGCTACCCACTCCACTCCACTACGTTGCCGGCCCAGGTAACCCCGGCTCCGAAGCTGATCATCACTACTTTGTGGCCGGCTTTTATTTTCCCCTCCTGTAAGGCCTCGTGCAAGGCAATCGGCACCGAGGCCGCCGAGGTGTTGCCATAACGGTCGATGTTGACATAGACCTTATCCATCGGCACCCGAGCAAATCTGGCTCCGGTTTCCAGGATGCGATAGTTCCCCTGGTGGATAATGAGAAAATCAATCTCCTCCCGCTTCATGTTGGCTGCTTCCAGGAGGCGGCGGAGGCTCTCCCGCACCGCGTTGATGGCGAATTTATAGATTTCCGGGCCATCCATATACATATAGTTTTTGGGGGCGGGGGTAGGAGGCAGAAAGGGGCTATTCAGATGATTGAATTCGGTGGATAAATATAATTTGTCATTGAAACGCGAGGCAATAAAGGAAGCAACCAGGCGGCTGCGGGCAGTTGGACCGACTACCGCCGCTCCGGCGCCATCCCCGAAAAGAACACAAGTGGATCGATCCTGCCAATTGATCATCCGGGAGTTGGCATCGCTACCGATTACCAAGGCATAACCGCCATTGGGTTTCACCAGCCGTTCGGCAATATAGAGCGCATAGTTAAAGCCGGAGCACCCCGCCAGAACATCAAAGGCCCCCAGCCGACCATCCAAGCCCAGATCGCGTTGCACCCGGATAGCAATAGAAGGGAACACATAATCCGGCG of Deltaproteobacteria bacterium contains these proteins:
- a CDS encoding ketoacyl-ACP synthase III, which encodes MPDRSIGILGTGIYVPERVLTNFDLEKMVDTSDQWIRERSGIIERRIAAPEESVASLATQASRHALEAAGIAAADLSYIIVGTNSPDYVFPSIAIRVQRDLGLDGRLGAFDVLAGCSGFNYALYIAERLVKPNGGYALVIGSDANSRMINWQDRSTCVLFGDGAGAAVVGPTARSRLVASFIASRFNDKLYLSTEFNHLNSPFLPPTPAPKNYMYMDGPEIYKFAINAVRESLRRLLEAANMKREEIDFLIIHQGNYRILETGARFARVPMDKVYVNIDRYGNTSAASVPIALHEALQEGKIKAGHKVVMISFGAGVTWAGNVVEWSG